In Babylonia areolata isolate BAREFJ2019XMU chromosome 10, ASM4173473v1, whole genome shotgun sequence, the following proteins share a genomic window:
- the LOC143286604 gene encoding sushi, von Willebrand factor type A, EGF and pentraxin domain-containing protein 1-like isoform X1 — MASTAAVLAVCVAVCTWVRLVTGQTAQFYEIQDLTGEEEQIDVKAEGGCPLSGKFLYKDTRCWVTGLLQSPRRVAGEHSACHVISGPERGLFACKRGHWIPAAQSAARTPTPREKRFRVRIRWRRRSPSPPPPPPPPPNQAPYFTSCSGNIHVTAPARQRTAVVTWRVHAVDPEGSPTLTQTAGRPSGSSFNEGGTLISYTARDSAGATAVCAFQVTVSVVRCSYVQELSHFAAGSQSCSGVEKNIHGSVCRHTCHTGHVLQGHQDVTCQSSATWSSAFPSCQPVSCGDPGRVSGGHVLCPQGHVFPHTCTVHCLPGYNNSGITSVTCGSSGQWSSQLSPCADVEGPTFPNGCPANQNLFSGPLESPVTLTWSDPVTTDNSGQAVTLTSDLARGSRVGVGSHKVTITASDLAGNTASCSLVVTVKARTCGALVTPAHGHVTCTSGDVEGSECTITCDVGFELKGADKLTCLSTEQWDFPLSTCEAIMCSPPPAVQHGVFTCLAGHQNPAVCTLTCEPGFVVQPPADIQCQRNASWSSLGSCLDVEAPVFVSGCPTDKHSFASALGEDTLVQWRPPAVTDNSKEPVDLQSDVMSNTSFPVGLTVVTYTARDQTGNAASCQFVVNVTALFCQAPIIDSLVIPANHSLIYTCNDGYVHGARCTLSCSQGYTLVGEGTITCARDYRTHPPAMGWEWFNGAAGKPQCKEDRCSPLRPPKNGALSCHLGNLGWDCVMSCNALWDVPAYTSGHFLCVNAVQRWLHGSEVPDCVVRMLPGRVRIQTALFYHTGSCNTSVDALRQQYITRISSSIFKDACVNVPSCAASNIQVSCGPSTPFRGRRETNSIHPELLRALRRLTRDASAARHLLNVTIEVHMPYVEEGSATPEEAYKKYLLTQELLLQKLRNDVRRGRLTPGGVVVGGRGVVGSPSLRVDCPPGTVPRPDHRSRSRFSCVGCPEGQSLSPDSQRCL, encoded by the exons ATGGCTAGCACTGCTG CAGTACTAGCAGTGTGCGTGGCTGTGTGTACCTGGGTACGATTGGTCACGGGTCAGACTGCACAGTTCTATGAGATCCAGGACCTGaccggagaagaagaacaaatcgaC GTAAAGGCCGAAGGTGGATGTCCGCTGTCCGGCAAGTTCCTGTATAAAGACACCCGCTGCTGGGTCACCGGTCTGCTCCAATCACCGCGCCGCGTTGCGGGAGAACACAGCGCCTGTCACGTGATCAGCGGCCCGGAACGAGGATTGTTCGCCTGCAAACGGGGTCACTGGATTCCTGCAG CGCAAAGCGCAGCCAGGACCCCAACACCACGTGAGAAAAGAT TTCGAGTCCGTATCcgatggaggagaagaagtccgtctcccccgcctccaccacccccaccacctaacCAAGCGCCATACTTCACTTCCTGTTCCGGTAACATCCACGTGACTGCTCCAGCCCGTCAGAGAACCGCTGTGGTCACGTGGCGCGTGCATGCCGTAGACCCTGAAGGAAGCCCCAC GCTGACACAAACTGCTGGGCGGCCATCTGGTAGCAGTTTTAATGAGGGGGGCACTTTGATCTCCTACACCGCTAGAGACTCGGCAGGGGCGACTGCAGTCTGTGCTTTTCAagtcactgtgtctg TTGTGAGGTGCTCCTACGTGCAAGAGTTGTCGCACTTTGCCGCGGGGTCACAGAGCTGCAGCGGCGTGGAGAAGAACATTCACGGCTCTGTGTGTCGCCACACGTGCCACACCGGTCACGTGCTTCAAGGTCACCAAGACGTCACGTGTCAGAGTTCAGCTACATGGAGCAGCGCTTTTCCTTCATGTCagc CGGTTAGCTGTGGTGACCCCGGCAGGGTCAGCGGGGGTCACGTGCTGTGCCCTCAAGGTCACGTGTTTCCCCACACGTGCACTGTCCACTGTCTGCCTGGCTACAACAACTCTGGGATCACGTCCGTCACGTGTGGCAGTTCTGGGCAGTGGTCCTCACAGCTCTCGCCTTgcgcag ACGTGGAAGGACCGACGTTCCCGAACGGTTGTCCAGCCAACCAGAACCTGTTCTCAGGGCCCTTGGAGTCTCCAGTGACCTTGACCTGGTCCGACCCCGTGACCACGGACAACAGCGGCCAGGCGGTGACCTTGACCAGCGACCTCGCGCGAGGGTCAAGGGTGGGGGTCGGGTCACACAAGGTCACCATCACAGCCAGCGACCTTGCGGGGAACACGGCTTCCTGTTCGTTGGTGGTGACGGTGAAAG CCCGAACGTGTGGTGCCTTGGTGACGCCCGCCCACGGTCACGTGACCTGCACGAGCGGTGACGTTGAAGGGTCAGAGTGCACCATTACTTGTGACGTAGGCTTCGAGTTGAAAGGAGCGGACAAGCTGACCTGCCTGAGCACTGAACAGTGGGATTTCCCTCTCTCCACTTGTGAAG CGATCATGTGTTCGCCTCCGCCGGCCGTTCAACATGGCGTCTTCACGTGTCTGGCGGGTCACCAGAACCCGGCTGTGTGCACTCTGACCTGTGAGCCCGGGTTCGTGGTGCAGCCCCCGGCTGACATCCAGTGCCAGAGGAACGCCTCTTGGTCCTCCCTGGGCTCCTGTCTGG ATGTGGAAGCTCCTGTGTTTGTGAGCGGATGCCCTACAGACAAACACTCCTTCGCATCTGCTCTGGGCGAGGACACGCTGGTACAGTGGCGACCTCCGGCGGTAACGGACAACTCCAAAGAGCCTGTGGACCTCCAGAGTGACGTCATGTCCAATACGTCATTCCCCGTGGGTCTGACTGTGGTGACGTATACGGCACGGGATCAGACTGGTAACGCTGCCAGTTGTCAGTTCGTGGTCAACGTCACAG CACTGTTCTGCCAGGCACCGATCATCGACAGCCTGGTCATCCCTGCAAACCACTCACTCATTTACACCTGCAACGATGGCTACGTTCACGGAGCGCGTTGCACGCTCAGCTGTAGCCAAGGTTATACGCTGGTGGGAGAGGGAACCATCACGTGCGCCCGTGATTACCGAACGCACCCGCCTGCTATGGGCTGGGAATGGTTCAACGGGGCGGCGGGGAAACCCCAGTGtaaag AGGACCGCTGCTCCCCTCTCCGGCCCCCGAAGAACGGGGCACTCAGCTGTCACCTTGGCAACCTCGGCTGGGACTGCGTCATGTCCTGCAATGCATTGTGGGACGTTCCGGCGTACACTTCCGGTCACTTCCTCTGCGTCAACGCTGTGCAGAGATGGCTGCACGGGAGCGAGGTACCGGACTGTGTTG TGAGGATGCTTCCTGGTCGAGTGAGAATACAGACCGCTCTGTTCTATCACACGGGGAGTTGCAATACGTCAGTGGACGCCTTGCGTCAGCAATACATCACGCGCATAAGCAGTTCTATCTTCAAAGACGCCTGCGTGAACGTGCCGTCCTGTGCTGCCAGCAATATACAG GTGTCATGCGGACCATCCACACCCTTCAGAGGACGCAGGGAAACGAACAGCATTCATCCCGAGCTGCTGAGAGCGCTCAGACGCTTGACGCGTGACGCGTCGGCCGCGCGTCATCTGTTGAATGTGACGATAGAGGTCCACATGCCTTATGTAGAGGAGGGATCCGCGACGCCTGAGGAGGCTTATAAG
- the LOC143286604 gene encoding sushi, von Willebrand factor type A, EGF and pentraxin domain-containing protein 1-like isoform X2 has translation MASTAVLAVCVAVCTWVRLVTGQTAQFYEIQDLTGEEEQIDVKAEGGCPLSGKFLYKDTRCWVTGLLQSPRRVAGEHSACHVISGPERGLFACKRGHWIPAAQSAARTPTPREKRFRVRIRWRRRSPSPPPPPPPPPNQAPYFTSCSGNIHVTAPARQRTAVVTWRVHAVDPEGSPTLTQTAGRPSGSSFNEGGTLISYTARDSAGATAVCAFQVTVSVVRCSYVQELSHFAAGSQSCSGVEKNIHGSVCRHTCHTGHVLQGHQDVTCQSSATWSSAFPSCQPVSCGDPGRVSGGHVLCPQGHVFPHTCTVHCLPGYNNSGITSVTCGSSGQWSSQLSPCADVEGPTFPNGCPANQNLFSGPLESPVTLTWSDPVTTDNSGQAVTLTSDLARGSRVGVGSHKVTITASDLAGNTASCSLVVTVKARTCGALVTPAHGHVTCTSGDVEGSECTITCDVGFELKGADKLTCLSTEQWDFPLSTCEAIMCSPPPAVQHGVFTCLAGHQNPAVCTLTCEPGFVVQPPADIQCQRNASWSSLGSCLDVEAPVFVSGCPTDKHSFASALGEDTLVQWRPPAVTDNSKEPVDLQSDVMSNTSFPVGLTVVTYTARDQTGNAASCQFVVNVTALFCQAPIIDSLVIPANHSLIYTCNDGYVHGARCTLSCSQGYTLVGEGTITCARDYRTHPPAMGWEWFNGAAGKPQCKEDRCSPLRPPKNGALSCHLGNLGWDCVMSCNALWDVPAYTSGHFLCVNAVQRWLHGSEVPDCVVRMLPGRVRIQTALFYHTGSCNTSVDALRQQYITRISSSIFKDACVNVPSCAASNIQVSCGPSTPFRGRRETNSIHPELLRALRRLTRDASAARHLLNVTIEVHMPYVEEGSATPEEAYKKYLLTQELLLQKLRNDVRRGRLTPGGVVVGGRGVVGSPSLRVDCPPGTVPRPDHRSRSRFSCVGCPEGQSLSPDSQRCL, from the exons ATGGCTAGCACTGCTG TACTAGCAGTGTGCGTGGCTGTGTGTACCTGGGTACGATTGGTCACGGGTCAGACTGCACAGTTCTATGAGATCCAGGACCTGaccggagaagaagaacaaatcgaC GTAAAGGCCGAAGGTGGATGTCCGCTGTCCGGCAAGTTCCTGTATAAAGACACCCGCTGCTGGGTCACCGGTCTGCTCCAATCACCGCGCCGCGTTGCGGGAGAACACAGCGCCTGTCACGTGATCAGCGGCCCGGAACGAGGATTGTTCGCCTGCAAACGGGGTCACTGGATTCCTGCAG CGCAAAGCGCAGCCAGGACCCCAACACCACGTGAGAAAAGAT TTCGAGTCCGTATCcgatggaggagaagaagtccgtctcccccgcctccaccacccccaccacctaacCAAGCGCCATACTTCACTTCCTGTTCCGGTAACATCCACGTGACTGCTCCAGCCCGTCAGAGAACCGCTGTGGTCACGTGGCGCGTGCATGCCGTAGACCCTGAAGGAAGCCCCAC GCTGACACAAACTGCTGGGCGGCCATCTGGTAGCAGTTTTAATGAGGGGGGCACTTTGATCTCCTACACCGCTAGAGACTCGGCAGGGGCGACTGCAGTCTGTGCTTTTCAagtcactgtgtctg TTGTGAGGTGCTCCTACGTGCAAGAGTTGTCGCACTTTGCCGCGGGGTCACAGAGCTGCAGCGGCGTGGAGAAGAACATTCACGGCTCTGTGTGTCGCCACACGTGCCACACCGGTCACGTGCTTCAAGGTCACCAAGACGTCACGTGTCAGAGTTCAGCTACATGGAGCAGCGCTTTTCCTTCATGTCagc CGGTTAGCTGTGGTGACCCCGGCAGGGTCAGCGGGGGTCACGTGCTGTGCCCTCAAGGTCACGTGTTTCCCCACACGTGCACTGTCCACTGTCTGCCTGGCTACAACAACTCTGGGATCACGTCCGTCACGTGTGGCAGTTCTGGGCAGTGGTCCTCACAGCTCTCGCCTTgcgcag ACGTGGAAGGACCGACGTTCCCGAACGGTTGTCCAGCCAACCAGAACCTGTTCTCAGGGCCCTTGGAGTCTCCAGTGACCTTGACCTGGTCCGACCCCGTGACCACGGACAACAGCGGCCAGGCGGTGACCTTGACCAGCGACCTCGCGCGAGGGTCAAGGGTGGGGGTCGGGTCACACAAGGTCACCATCACAGCCAGCGACCTTGCGGGGAACACGGCTTCCTGTTCGTTGGTGGTGACGGTGAAAG CCCGAACGTGTGGTGCCTTGGTGACGCCCGCCCACGGTCACGTGACCTGCACGAGCGGTGACGTTGAAGGGTCAGAGTGCACCATTACTTGTGACGTAGGCTTCGAGTTGAAAGGAGCGGACAAGCTGACCTGCCTGAGCACTGAACAGTGGGATTTCCCTCTCTCCACTTGTGAAG CGATCATGTGTTCGCCTCCGCCGGCCGTTCAACATGGCGTCTTCACGTGTCTGGCGGGTCACCAGAACCCGGCTGTGTGCACTCTGACCTGTGAGCCCGGGTTCGTGGTGCAGCCCCCGGCTGACATCCAGTGCCAGAGGAACGCCTCTTGGTCCTCCCTGGGCTCCTGTCTGG ATGTGGAAGCTCCTGTGTTTGTGAGCGGATGCCCTACAGACAAACACTCCTTCGCATCTGCTCTGGGCGAGGACACGCTGGTACAGTGGCGACCTCCGGCGGTAACGGACAACTCCAAAGAGCCTGTGGACCTCCAGAGTGACGTCATGTCCAATACGTCATTCCCCGTGGGTCTGACTGTGGTGACGTATACGGCACGGGATCAGACTGGTAACGCTGCCAGTTGTCAGTTCGTGGTCAACGTCACAG CACTGTTCTGCCAGGCACCGATCATCGACAGCCTGGTCATCCCTGCAAACCACTCACTCATTTACACCTGCAACGATGGCTACGTTCACGGAGCGCGTTGCACGCTCAGCTGTAGCCAAGGTTATACGCTGGTGGGAGAGGGAACCATCACGTGCGCCCGTGATTACCGAACGCACCCGCCTGCTATGGGCTGGGAATGGTTCAACGGGGCGGCGGGGAAACCCCAGTGtaaag AGGACCGCTGCTCCCCTCTCCGGCCCCCGAAGAACGGGGCACTCAGCTGTCACCTTGGCAACCTCGGCTGGGACTGCGTCATGTCCTGCAATGCATTGTGGGACGTTCCGGCGTACACTTCCGGTCACTTCCTCTGCGTCAACGCTGTGCAGAGATGGCTGCACGGGAGCGAGGTACCGGACTGTGTTG TGAGGATGCTTCCTGGTCGAGTGAGAATACAGACCGCTCTGTTCTATCACACGGGGAGTTGCAATACGTCAGTGGACGCCTTGCGTCAGCAATACATCACGCGCATAAGCAGTTCTATCTTCAAAGACGCCTGCGTGAACGTGCCGTCCTGTGCTGCCAGCAATATACAG GTGTCATGCGGACCATCCACACCCTTCAGAGGACGCAGGGAAACGAACAGCATTCATCCCGAGCTGCTGAGAGCGCTCAGACGCTTGACGCGTGACGCGTCGGCCGCGCGTCATCTGTTGAATGTGACGATAGAGGTCCACATGCCTTATGTAGAGGAGGGATCCGCGACGCCTGAGGAGGCTTATAAG